A part of Papilio machaon chromosome 11, ilPapMach1.1, whole genome shotgun sequence genomic DNA contains:
- the LOC106708652 gene encoding protein Son isoform X3, with amino-acid sequence MATLIAKIDKLIKKERTTPERKHQDVTKSSNEILSELFSVFNADPPKIEDISVRKSKKSKKKHKKEKKKRSRSTSSSDSDESEYYHKRKKRKKSKSKRKERSSRRTPSSDGSRTPVLIKDEVDFSKGKYDTKVETPTVKTEINVKSELPDTNISIKKEEEKPGASFDASLIPMPESPKDIEKSDKKSENSDCDKSRGKIQIKNLKFSAVFEETVKKAEEEARKKAEQVEDGECTDSSSSSVKELDINSQFPKSSDPGGILKKQAAEEIKLIEEEKNALKKSKVETSIKSSKKERERSRSRKRSESKSRGRSHSSKRRRHRSRSRSRRRSRSRHRSRSRRSSKSRSQHHSRHSPRHRGRRSRSPSGVKLADSEKKRLLEVARRNAINMLKNGAVPAGAAALPPHTRNQVMAAIQSGGKSVDELTDFCKHLSKKEALGELSSVSSNDDDMSENEDTLAFHHPFLVKEKAPIVMNIRGGAPLPVKTSLLPVVNKEELRLQFPVSSGSQHREKASEWVPVSPKRDMQVAKLNSKPAAPKSILPAIEPSKNDVLALPAPPPSTTYTKSFTTSSQLPPIPALPAPGPQVYPPGVEPPKLDMAAIVCQKLLMIRKEQEENELNTTTGFGWSKEALGQFTGSTGAQILTPRELASGTQAWAKKQRRCGRH; translated from the exons atggCCACTTTAATAGCTAAAATCGACAAGTTGATTAAGAAGGAAAGAACTACACCTGAACGCAAACATCAAGATGTCACCAAATCATCAAATGAGATTCTTTCGGAGCTTTTTAGTGTGTTTAATGCTGACCCGCCCAAGATTGAAGATATTTCAGTTAGAAAGTCGAAAAAGAGTAAAAAGAAAcacaaaaaagagaaaaagaaACGCAGCCGCAGTACAAGTAGCTCTGATTCGGACGAGAGTGAGTACTATCATAAGAGGAAAAAGCGAAAAAAGAGTAAAAGTAAACGCAAAGAAAGGAGTAGCCGTCGAACTCCTTCTTCTGATGGATCTAGAACTCCAGTTCTCATTAAAGATGAAGTCGATTTTTCTAAAGGTAAGTATGATACCAAAGTTGAAACTCCAACAGTCAAAACAGAGATTAACGTTAAAAGCGAACTTCCGGACActaatataagtattaaaaaagagGAAGAAAAGCCTGGGGCCTCTTTTGACGCAAGCCTTATTCCCATGCCTGAATCTCCAAAAGACATTGAAAAATCGGACAAAAAATCAGAAAATTCTGACTGTGATAAATCAAGAggtaaaattcaaattaagaaCTTAAAATTTAGTGCAGTGTTTGAAGAGACTGTAAAGAAAGCTGAAGAAGAAGCTCGTAAAAAAGCAGAACAAGTTGAAGACGGGGAGTGTACAGATTCGTCCAGTAGTTCCGTAAAAGAATTAGATATTAACTCACAATTTCCTAAATCATCTGATCCCGGAGGCATCTTAAAAAAGCAAGCAGccgaagaaataaaatt GATTGAGGAAGAAAAGAATGCTTTGAAGAAAAGTAAAGtggaaacatcaattaaatctTCAAAGAAAGAAAGAGAAAGAAGTAGATCAAGAAAAAG atCGGAAAGCAAGTCTCGCGGTAGGTCCCACTCGTCGAAGCGCCGTCGACACAGATCTCGGTCTCGATCGCGTCGGAGGAGTCGATCCCGACACCGCTCTCGCTCACGACGAAGTTCCAAATCCAGGAGTCAACACCACTCCAGACATTCACCGAGGCATCGCGGACGCAGATCGAG gtcgCCAAGTGGAGTAAAATTAGCAGATAGTGAGAAGAAACGCCTTCTAGAAGTAGCAAGAAGGAATGCAATCAATATGCTTAAGAATGGAGCTGTGCCAGCCGGTGCGGCCGCATTACCGCCACACACGAGGAATCAAGTTATGGCGGCCATACAGTCTGGAG GTAAGTCAGTTGATGAACTGACAGACTTTTGTAAACACTTGTCAAAGAAGGAAGCGCTCGGAGAATTGTCATCGGTGTCTTCCAATGATGATGACATGAGTGAGAATGAAGACACATTGGCATTCCATCATCCCTTCCTTGTTAAGGAGAAAGCGCCCATTGTTATGAATATTAGA GGTGGTGCACCATTACCGGTTAAAACCAGTCTCCTTCCGGTAGTCAACAAGGAAGAATTACGTCTTCAGTTTCCGGTATCCTCCGGCTCACAGCACAGAGAGAAGGCCTCGGAATGGGTGCCTGTATCACCAAAGAGAGATATG caAGTTGCAAAACTGAATTCAAAACCAGCAGCACCAAAATCAATTCTACCTGCGATAGAACCATCTAA GAATGATGTTCTAGCGTTGCCCGCTCCTCCTCCATCTACTACCTATACAAAGAGCTTCACTACTTCATCTC AATTGCCTCCAATTCCAGCATTGCCTGCGCCCGGACCACAAGTTTATCCTCCGGGTGTTGAACCTCCTAAATTG gaTATGGCGGCGATTGTGTGTCAGAAATTGTTGATGATTCGTAAAGAACAAGAGGAGAATGAACTGAACACTACAACAGGG
- the LOC106708652 gene encoding protein Son isoform X4, translating to MATLIAKIDKLIKKERTTPERKHQDVTKSSNEILSELFSVFNADPPKIEDISVRKSKKSKKKHKKEKKKRSRSTSSSDSDESEYYHKRKKRKKSKSKRKERSSRRTPSSDGSRTPVLIKDEVDFSKGKYDTKVETPTVKTEINVKSELPDTNISIKKEEEKPGASFDASLIPMPESPKDIEKSDKKSENSDCDKSRGKIQIKNLKFSAVFEETVKKAEEEARKKAEQVEDGECTDSSSSSVKELDINSQFPKSSDPGGILKKQAAEEIKLIEEEKNALKKSKVETSIKSSKKERERSRSRKRSESKSRGRSHSSKRRRHRSRSRSRRRSRSRHRSRSRRSSKSRSQHHSRHSPRHRGRRSRSPSGVKLADSEKKRLLEVARRNAINMLKNGAVPAGAAALPPHTRNQVMAAIQSGGKSVDELTDFCKHLSKKEALGELSSVSSNDDDMSENEDTLAFHHPFLVKEKAPIVMNIRGGAPLPVKTSLLPVVNKEELRLQFPVSSGSQHREKASEWVPVSPKRDMQVAKLNSKPAAPKSILPAIEPSKNDVLALPAPPPSTTYTKSFTTSSQLPPIPALPAPGPQVYPPGVEPPKLDMAAIVCQKLLMIRKEQEENELNTTTGFGWSKEALGQFTGSTGAQILTPRELASGTQAWAKKRRCGRH from the exons atggCCACTTTAATAGCTAAAATCGACAAGTTGATTAAGAAGGAAAGAACTACACCTGAACGCAAACATCAAGATGTCACCAAATCATCAAATGAGATTCTTTCGGAGCTTTTTAGTGTGTTTAATGCTGACCCGCCCAAGATTGAAGATATTTCAGTTAGAAAGTCGAAAAAGAGTAAAAAGAAAcacaaaaaagagaaaaagaaACGCAGCCGCAGTACAAGTAGCTCTGATTCGGACGAGAGTGAGTACTATCATAAGAGGAAAAAGCGAAAAAAGAGTAAAAGTAAACGCAAAGAAAGGAGTAGCCGTCGAACTCCTTCTTCTGATGGATCTAGAACTCCAGTTCTCATTAAAGATGAAGTCGATTTTTCTAAAGGTAAGTATGATACCAAAGTTGAAACTCCAACAGTCAAAACAGAGATTAACGTTAAAAGCGAACTTCCGGACActaatataagtattaaaaaagagGAAGAAAAGCCTGGGGCCTCTTTTGACGCAAGCCTTATTCCCATGCCTGAATCTCCAAAAGACATTGAAAAATCGGACAAAAAATCAGAAAATTCTGACTGTGATAAATCAAGAggtaaaattcaaattaagaaCTTAAAATTTAGTGCAGTGTTTGAAGAGACTGTAAAGAAAGCTGAAGAAGAAGCTCGTAAAAAAGCAGAACAAGTTGAAGACGGGGAGTGTACAGATTCGTCCAGTAGTTCCGTAAAAGAATTAGATATTAACTCACAATTTCCTAAATCATCTGATCCCGGAGGCATCTTAAAAAAGCAAGCAGccgaagaaataaaatt GATTGAGGAAGAAAAGAATGCTTTGAAGAAAAGTAAAGtggaaacatcaattaaatctTCAAAGAAAGAAAGAGAAAGAAGTAGATCAAGAAAAAG atCGGAAAGCAAGTCTCGCGGTAGGTCCCACTCGTCGAAGCGCCGTCGACACAGATCTCGGTCTCGATCGCGTCGGAGGAGTCGATCCCGACACCGCTCTCGCTCACGACGAAGTTCCAAATCCAGGAGTCAACACCACTCCAGACATTCACCGAGGCATCGCGGACGCAGATCGAG gtcgCCAAGTGGAGTAAAATTAGCAGATAGTGAGAAGAAACGCCTTCTAGAAGTAGCAAGAAGGAATGCAATCAATATGCTTAAGAATGGAGCTGTGCCAGCCGGTGCGGCCGCATTACCGCCACACACGAGGAATCAAGTTATGGCGGCCATACAGTCTGGAG GTAAGTCAGTTGATGAACTGACAGACTTTTGTAAACACTTGTCAAAGAAGGAAGCGCTCGGAGAATTGTCATCGGTGTCTTCCAATGATGATGACATGAGTGAGAATGAAGACACATTGGCATTCCATCATCCCTTCCTTGTTAAGGAGAAAGCGCCCATTGTTATGAATATTAGA GGTGGTGCACCATTACCGGTTAAAACCAGTCTCCTTCCGGTAGTCAACAAGGAAGAATTACGTCTTCAGTTTCCGGTATCCTCCGGCTCACAGCACAGAGAGAAGGCCTCGGAATGGGTGCCTGTATCACCAAAGAGAGATATG caAGTTGCAAAACTGAATTCAAAACCAGCAGCACCAAAATCAATTCTACCTGCGATAGAACCATCTAA GAATGATGTTCTAGCGTTGCCCGCTCCTCCTCCATCTACTACCTATACAAAGAGCTTCACTACTTCATCTC AATTGCCTCCAATTCCAGCATTGCCTGCGCCCGGACCACAAGTTTATCCTCCGGGTGTTGAACCTCCTAAATTG gaTATGGCGGCGATTGTGTGTCAGAAATTGTTGATGATTCGTAAAGAACAAGAGGAGAATGAACTGAACACTACAACAGGG
- the LOC106708700 gene encoding kinesin-like protein KIF18A produces the protein MNKGVARSQVAAVAAPSRCGSTQNMSANVKVVVRVRPLNDKELEHNNQIIVDIVDDKMLVFDPKEEIRPFFYHGMQQQNKTFLKRANKELKFVFDNVCGPNATNKDVFETSTKDIITSLMEGYNCSVFAYGATGAGKTFTMIGNIENPGITYLTMEHLFHTIGSFGNEREFDIGVSYIEVYNENVYDLLKPSNTPLQLREDSKYGVMIAGLTLCNINTARELLNLLENGNKNRTQHPTDSNAESSRSHAVFQVYVKMRGKASSQLRIVKLSMIDLAGSERASATGCIGDRFKEGANINKSLLSLGNCINKLADGSSYIPYRDSKLTRLLKDSLGGNCKTVMIANISPSNTSYEDTYNTLKYAARASKIQLSIKKNIVDGDMRLSQYVKINEELKKKVKELEAKLSLSSVKVVDNKDKLMEEWKRRILEEESALSQVESKLVSLMSRQRVLALRHRLRTQAFSHVADLAHRSSYDALQQMCTEEIPRHERAAENYVKQSAGLDAKIKICWTKWCESRQRMQSLFKQALSECSSLSDFVEKLKLQSEMRLIKASDDLRYKLLCIENEEIKAFTEYMSDMPTMLKKLYLTLKGYGQAPPALTAEYLELMKKAKLAKGITWCDSQDEGDDHFKFISTLDLEKPIINLDFDVRKDGTVTDLTDSEDLTDIENRGPVRNSAMKRKGTPTKLKTDETVLIDDSIELLDATRTLGSAKKLKQEYDIPVYDNPIDPSNLNSTFVLPAKLESLKKQPVKNEVNLTTRSAFMNRPVVSQRMLNFNDKGITFNKPVVGKAMPLRRVPPTLNSRPTAGFGSSLSRDGTPLQRNTQEVPRMKFNDPQRSVGYKSFRARDRVQAHPYTRPTGANTWRH, from the exons ATGAATAAAGGAGTAGCTAGGTCTCAGGTTGCTGCTGTTGCTGCACCGTCCAGGTGTGGTTCCACACAAAATATGTCTGCAAATGTTAAAGTTGTAGTAAGAGTGCGTCCTTTGAACGATAAGGAATTGGAGCATAATAACCAAATCATTGTGGATATTGTAGACGACAAGATGCTGGTATTTGATCCCAAAGAAGAGATACGACCATTTTTCTATCACGGTAtgcaacaacaaaataaaacctttttgaaACGAGCAAATAAAGAGCTCAAGTTTGTATTTGATAACGTTTGTGGGCCGAATGCGACTAATAAAGATGTTTTCGAGACTTCTACTAAAGATATTATAACTTCGCTTATGGAGGGCTACAACTGTTCAGTTTTCGCCTACGGAGCAACAGGTGCTGGGAAGACTTTTACGATGATAGGAAATATAGAAAACCCTGGAATAACTTATTTGACTATGGAGCATCTATTCCACACTATCGGTTCTTTCGGAAATGAGCGGGAATTTGACATTGGTGTCTCTTATATTGAA gtatataatgaaaatgtcTATGATCTGCTGAAGCCCTCAAACACACCATTACAACTTAGAGAAGACTCTAAATATGGAGTGATGATTGCTGGACTTACATTATGCAATATAAATACAGCACGGGAACTATTAAACTTGCTTGAGAATGGAAACAAAAATAGAACACAGCATCCAACTGATTCTAATGCTGAGAGTTCTCGAAGCCATGCTGTCTTTCag gtCTATGTAAAAATGAGAGGCAAAGCAAGCAGTCAACTTCGTATTGTCAAGTTGTCTATGATAGACTTAGCTGGAAGTGAAAGAGCATCAGCTACAGGTTGCATCGGAGATAGATTCAAAGAGGGagctaatataaataaaagtttgctTTCTCTTggtaattgtattaataaattagctGATGGGAGCAGTTACATACCATatag agaTTCAAAGCTAACGCGTCTTTTAAAGGACAGTCTCGGTGGTAATTGTAAAACTGTTATGATTGCAAACATATCTCCGTCAAATACAAGTTACGAAGACACTTACAACACTCTGAAATATGCAGCCAGAGCCAGTAAAATACAACTCAGCATAAAGAAGAATATTGTAGACGGTGACATGAGATTATCTCAGTATGTGAAGATTAATGAGGAGTTGAAGAAAAAGGTCAAGGAATTAGAGGCCAAGTTGTCTTTGTCGTCAGTCAAAGTTGTGGATAATAAGGACAAAT TAATGGAAGAGTGGAAGCGTCGTATACTAGAGGAGGAGTCAGCGCTGAGCCAGGTGGAGAGCAAGCTGGTGTCGCTGATGTCCCGGCAGCGCGTGCTGGCGCTTCGCCACCGGCTGCGCACTCAGGCCTTCAGTCATGTCGCCGACCTCGCCCACAGATCCTCCTATGATGCTTTGCAACAg atgtgTACAGAAGAAATACCTCGTCATGAAAGAGCGGCGGAGAATTACGTCAAACAATCTGCAGGCCTCGATGCTAAAATCAAGATCTGCTGGACGAAGTGGTGTGAGAGTCGACAGAGAATGCAGAGTTTGTTTAAACAAGCTTTATCAGAATGCTCCTCTTTGTCGGACtttgttgaaaaattaaaactacagAGCGAAATGAGACTCATTAAAGCTAGCGACGACCTCAGATATAAGCTACTGTGTATAGAAAATGAGGAGATAAAAGCTTTTACAGAGTACATGAGCGATATGCCAACTATGCTCAAGAAGTTGTATTTGACTCTAAAGGGATACGGACAAGCCCCACCCGCACTCACGGCGGAGTATCTAGAATTGATGAAAAAAGCTAAACTAGCTAAAGGCATCACCTGGTGTGATTCACAAGACGAAGGAGATGATCATTTCAAATTCATATCAACTTTAGATTTAGAAAAACCAATCATAAATCTAGACTTTGATGTAAGAAAGGATGGAACAGTAACAGATTTGACAGATAGTGAAGATTTGACTGACATTGAAAACCGTGGCCCAGTAAGAAACTCCGCTATGAAACGTAAAGGAACACCAACAAAACTCAAAACTGATGAAACAGTATTAATTGATGACTCAATTGAACTTTTAGACGCAACTAGAACTCTCGGTTCTGCAAAGAAATTGAAACAAGAATATGACATTCCAGTATATGACAATCCAATAGATCCCAGTAACTTGAACTCAACTTTTGTACTGCCCGCGAAATTAGAAAGTCTGAAAAAACAGCCAGTTAAGAATGAAGTTAACTTAACAACAAGATCTGCTTTTATGAACAGGCCTGTAGTTTCTCAGAGGATGCTTAACTTCAATGATAAAG GAATAACATTTAACAAGCCAGTAGTGGGCAAGGCAATGCCGTTACGTCGTGTTCCACCGACGTTAAACTCTCGCCCCACTGCCGGCTTCGGCTCCAGTCTGTCCAGAGACGGCACTCCCTTACAACGAAATACGCAAG AAGTCCCACGGATGAAATTCAATGACCCGCAAAGATCAGTTGGGTACAAATCGTTCCGGGCAAGAGATAGAGTACAGGCGCATCCTTACACCAGACCCACGGGCGCGAATACATGGAGACATTGA
- the LOC106708652 gene encoding protein Son isoform X2 — MATLIAKIDKLIKKERTTPERKHQDVTKSSNEILSELFSVFNADPPKIEDISVRKSKKSKKKHKKEKKKRSRSTSSSDSDESEYYHKRKKRKKSKSKRKERSSRRTPSSDGSRTPVLIKDEVDFSKGKYDTKVETPTVKTEINVKSELPDTNISIKKEEEKPGASFDASLIPMPESPKDIEKSDKKSENSDCDKSRGKIQIKNLKFSAVFEETVKKAEEEARKKAEQVEDGECTDSSSSSVKELDINSQFPKSSDPGGILKKQAAEEIKLIEEEKNALKKSKVETSIKSSKKERERSRSRKRSESKSRGRSHSSKRRRHRSRSRSRRRSRSRHRSRSRRSSKSRSQHHSRHSPRHRGRRSRSPSGVKLADSEKKRLLEVARRNAINMLKNGAVPAGAAALPPHTRNQVMAAIQSGGKSVDELTDFCKHLSKKEALGELSSVSSNDDDMSENEDTLAFHHPFLVKEKAPIVMNIRGGAPLPVKTSLLPVVNKEELRLQFPVSSGSQHREKASEWVPVSPKRDMQVAKLNSKPAAPKSILPAIEPSKNDVLALPAPPPSTTYTKSFTTSSQLPPIPALPAPGPQVYPPGVEPPKLDMAAIVCQKLLMIRKEQEENELNTTTGFGWSKEALGQFTGSTGAQILTPRELASGTQAWAKKLLSDKEPRAVRCGTVRR, encoded by the exons atggCCACTTTAATAGCTAAAATCGACAAGTTGATTAAGAAGGAAAGAACTACACCTGAACGCAAACATCAAGATGTCACCAAATCATCAAATGAGATTCTTTCGGAGCTTTTTAGTGTGTTTAATGCTGACCCGCCCAAGATTGAAGATATTTCAGTTAGAAAGTCGAAAAAGAGTAAAAAGAAAcacaaaaaagagaaaaagaaACGCAGCCGCAGTACAAGTAGCTCTGATTCGGACGAGAGTGAGTACTATCATAAGAGGAAAAAGCGAAAAAAGAGTAAAAGTAAACGCAAAGAAAGGAGTAGCCGTCGAACTCCTTCTTCTGATGGATCTAGAACTCCAGTTCTCATTAAAGATGAAGTCGATTTTTCTAAAGGTAAGTATGATACCAAAGTTGAAACTCCAACAGTCAAAACAGAGATTAACGTTAAAAGCGAACTTCCGGACActaatataagtattaaaaaagagGAAGAAAAGCCTGGGGCCTCTTTTGACGCAAGCCTTATTCCCATGCCTGAATCTCCAAAAGACATTGAAAAATCGGACAAAAAATCAGAAAATTCTGACTGTGATAAATCAAGAggtaaaattcaaattaagaaCTTAAAATTTAGTGCAGTGTTTGAAGAGACTGTAAAGAAAGCTGAAGAAGAAGCTCGTAAAAAAGCAGAACAAGTTGAAGACGGGGAGTGTACAGATTCGTCCAGTAGTTCCGTAAAAGAATTAGATATTAACTCACAATTTCCTAAATCATCTGATCCCGGAGGCATCTTAAAAAAGCAAGCAGccgaagaaataaaatt GATTGAGGAAGAAAAGAATGCTTTGAAGAAAAGTAAAGtggaaacatcaattaaatctTCAAAGAAAGAAAGAGAAAGAAGTAGATCAAGAAAAAG atCGGAAAGCAAGTCTCGCGGTAGGTCCCACTCGTCGAAGCGCCGTCGACACAGATCTCGGTCTCGATCGCGTCGGAGGAGTCGATCCCGACACCGCTCTCGCTCACGACGAAGTTCCAAATCCAGGAGTCAACACCACTCCAGACATTCACCGAGGCATCGCGGACGCAGATCGAG gtcgCCAAGTGGAGTAAAATTAGCAGATAGTGAGAAGAAACGCCTTCTAGAAGTAGCAAGAAGGAATGCAATCAATATGCTTAAGAATGGAGCTGTGCCAGCCGGTGCGGCCGCATTACCGCCACACACGAGGAATCAAGTTATGGCGGCCATACAGTCTGGAG GTAAGTCAGTTGATGAACTGACAGACTTTTGTAAACACTTGTCAAAGAAGGAAGCGCTCGGAGAATTGTCATCGGTGTCTTCCAATGATGATGACATGAGTGAGAATGAAGACACATTGGCATTCCATCATCCCTTCCTTGTTAAGGAGAAAGCGCCCATTGTTATGAATATTAGA GGTGGTGCACCATTACCGGTTAAAACCAGTCTCCTTCCGGTAGTCAACAAGGAAGAATTACGTCTTCAGTTTCCGGTATCCTCCGGCTCACAGCACAGAGAGAAGGCCTCGGAATGGGTGCCTGTATCACCAAAGAGAGATATG caAGTTGCAAAACTGAATTCAAAACCAGCAGCACCAAAATCAATTCTACCTGCGATAGAACCATCTAA GAATGATGTTCTAGCGTTGCCCGCTCCTCCTCCATCTACTACCTATACAAAGAGCTTCACTACTTCATCTC AATTGCCTCCAATTCCAGCATTGCCTGCGCCCGGACCACAAGTTTATCCTCCGGGTGTTGAACCTCCTAAATTG gaTATGGCGGCGATTGTGTGTCAGAAATTGTTGATGATTCGTAAAGAACAAGAGGAGAATGAACTGAACACTACAACAGGG
- the LOC106708730 gene encoding uncharacterized protein LOC106708730 yields the protein MEIVPEGKNFRLVKEDELPALADLLVQYMPESLKFHQTIQTYLNNKVWDFHFYVAKNWPEDPICLHFPGCTSTPNSLTYESVTVFCPSDRADLVDLLTSEDILLDLTKPLYLNFTHEAIVNRFEKRYEAHDKITGDVYVCDNPPEDTSADDLPPDVELVRLQPEHMKAVHDLYPASDIECCEVFEKLVAELPAYGIFVEGQLAAWMVQSYYGAMFSMQTRPEFRRKGYGIYLARRLTKEVAARGYKPFVVIRPENDASRSLYSKLGFEKRFRTVRAVLRPR from the exons ATGGAAATCGTGCCCGAGGGGAAAAACTTCCGATTGGTAAAAGAAGACGAGCTCCCAGCGTTGGCCGATTTATTGGTACAATATATGCCTGAATCACTCAAG TTTCATCAAACGATTCAAACATATCTAAACAACAAGGTTTGGGACTTCCATTTTTATGTAGCGAAGAACTGGCCGGAGGACCCGATTTGTCTTCACTTCCCGGGATGTACCAGTACG CCGAATAGTCTCACATATGAGAGCGTGACGGTGTTCTGTCCCTCCGACCGCGCGGATCTGGTCGACCTGTTAACCTCTGAGGACATCCTCTTGGACCTCACCAAGCCGCTCTACTTAAACTTCACACATGAGGCGATCGTGAATCGCTTCGAGAAGCGCTATGAAGCCCATGACAAGATTACCGGCGACGTATATGTATGCGACAACCCGCCGGAAGACACCAGCGCTGATGA CCTGCCACCGGACGTGGAGCTAGTTCGTTTGCAGCCGGAGCACATGAAAGCGGTGCACGATTTGTATCCAGCGAGTGACATCGAGTGTTGCGAGGTCTTTGAGAAGCTGGTTGCAGAGCTGCCCGCATACGGCATCTTCGTAGAGGGCCAGCTGGCTGCCTGGATGGTGCAGTCGTACTACGGAGCCATGTTCTCTATGCAAACAAGGCCAGAGTTCCGGAGGAAAGGCTACGGCATATACCTCGCTCGGCGTCTCACCAAGGAGGTCGCGGCTCGCGGCTACAAGCCCTTCGTAGTCATTCGTCCGGAAAATGACGCATCCCGCTCTCTCTACTCGAAACTCGGCTTCGAGAAACGTTTCCGAACTGTGCGCGCCGTTTTGCGCCCCCGCTAA